The window GATCGACCCGCAGCGCTCCTTCATGAACATCAGCGGTTCACAGATTCGCCACGATCCTTTCCGTTACTGGGACTATATCCCGACCGAGGTGAAGCCGTTCTTTGTGCGTACCGTGGCTATTCTTGGCGGCGAATCCAGCGGTAAATCCACGCTGGTGAATAAATTGGCCAATATCTTCAATACCACCAGTGCCTGGGAATATGGCCGCGATTATGTGTTCTCTCATCTGGGCGGCGACGAGATGGCGCTGCAATATTCCGACTACGACAAGATCGCGCTGGGTCAGGCACAGTACATTGATTTTGCAGTCAAATACGCCAATAAAGTGGCCTTCATCGACACCGATTTCGTCACCACGCAGGCATTCTGCAAAAAATATGAAGGTCGTGAACACCCGTTCGTTCAGGCGCTGATCGACGAATACCGTTTCGATCTGGTGATTTTGCTGGAAAATAACACGCCGTGGGTGGCCGACGGGTTACGCAGTTTAGGCAGTACTACCGCCCGCTCGGAGTTCCAGAACCTGCTGAAAACGATGCTGGCTGACAATAATATCCAGTACGTTTACATCAAAGAGTCAGACTACGATTCGCGCTTCCTGCACTGTGTGGAACTGGTACAGCAGATGCTGGGCCACGATCGCTCGCCCGAACAGAGCAAAAGCTAGCGCGTGCTCCACTGCCAGTGGCGAGAGGGGGTGATAATTTCCGGCAGCGGAATATCCCAGCTTTCCACTGGCAGCGCGTCAACCTGCTGACAATCGTGGGCCAGGCCAATCGGGTAAGGCCCGCGAGACATCTGGTTGCGGTACTGCAACGTACGATCGTAAAAACCGCCGCCCATTCCAAGCCGCTGTCCTTGATGATCAAACGCCACCAGCGGTGTCAGCAGGATATCCAGTTGCGGTAACGGCAGCACCTGACGCACGTCCAGACACGGTTCCATAATTTTCAGACGATTGCGTACCAACTCGGTGTCCGGCGCATAGCGCAGGAACAGTAGATGCCCGGCACGAAACGGATGCAGAACCGGCAAATAAACACGCTTTCCCTGTTGCCACAGCTGTTGAATCAACGGGGAGGTATCCAACTCGCCATCAAAGGACAGGAATACCGCGACGCTCTCTGCCCGTATGATTTTCGGGTGTGCCATGACGCGCTCACACGCTTGTTGTGCAAATAACGCCTGCTGCTCTGGCGTTAGTAAACGCCGATGTTGTCGCACAGCCTGACGAATCTGCTGACGTGACGCTGTCGTAGAAGAGAGTGATGTATCGGGAGATATTGATGAATCAGAAGATGACATGGGCTGCATTCGCCACGGGTCAAGAATAATAAAAGAAAGGGAATCTCCGAGATGCCGCCGCAGGCTGTAACCCTTGAACCCTTGGTTCAAGGTGAACATAACGTCGCAGTCTTAAGGCTTCTCGGACGAACCGAGCGTGCTCACCAACCGCAGAGCATTACATTCTGTTGGTATGAAATATCGGCTCAGGGGACTGGCCCGCTGACAAACATCTCAGAGAAATTTTATTCGTTACTCGCGATAAACCTTAGCACGTCTTATCGCGTAAAAACACCGTACTTTTGTCAAAATACGACGTTATTCAAATTGCGCACCCTGGCGTTCTGTGATTCGCCCTTGTTCCAGCAAGGCCTGTTCGATGGTCTGCTGTAACATACGAATGCGCTGTTCCATATTTGACGCATAGTCACGAGTTTTACCCCGCTCCTGCGCCAGTTCATGGCACACATTCAGCGCGGCAATAAACACCAGTTGCTCAGTGTTCGTGACTCTAGTGCGAACCTTAAGATCTTGCAACCGCTGGTTAAGATCCTCTGCAGCCTGATTCAACGCATCCTGTTGTTCTGGCGGACAATTCACTCTTAACGAACGGCCAAAAATTTGAATATCTACTGGTTGTGCAGACATACCACCTTCCTGCCTTTTGTCGTTCTTGCGCCCGCGAGCCGCATAGCATGAGCATTACCCGTTATACCGGGTTCGTTAAAGCGGGCGCCACTATATATAGCCGAGATCTAAGATACAAGCCCTTTCTGGTATCGAAAGGGAGCTTGGTGGTAGCATAGCACGAACCAATCCAGCCAACGATGACGAATCCGCATGTCTATAGAGAATACGTTTCCCGCCTATGAAGGCCTTGACCAACTGCTTCACCAACAGCAAGTCGCGCTGACCGCGGCAGAAATGCACGGTTTGATCAGTGGGATGCTGTGTGGTGGAAACCATGACGACAGTTGGAGAACGCTGGTTTTTGAACTGACGAATGAAGGCATGGCGTTTACCCAAACGCTGTCGCAACCGCTTCAGGACCTGTATCAGGCCACACGTGAAGCTCTGGAAGATGATGGCTTTCTGTTCCAGCTTTTCCTGCCTGACGACTCACAAGATGAAGTGAGCGTCTTCGATCGCGCCGACGCGCTGGCAGGCTGGGTCAACCACTTCCTGCTTGGGCTGGGCGTGGTTCAGCCACAGTTGAACAAGGCCAAAGGCGAACTGAAAGAAGCCATCGAAGATTTACGCAACATCGCCCAGCTTGGCTACGACGAAGATGAAGATCAGGAAGAACTGGAGCAATCGCTGGAAGAAGTGATTGAGTATGTTCGCGTTTCTGCCATTTTGTGCCATAACGAATTTACCAGCCAACGCGTCGCGACTGCACCCGAACAACAAAAACCGACGCTGCATTGATGGCTTATGCCAGACAACCTTAATGCAGAACATGCCTTATTAAGAGCGGAAGGGAAAGGTAACCGCACGGACTACTTTCAGGAGCAGGTGATGAATCCACAAGAATTTCTTCGTCGTCGTCAGGGGCTGTTGGAAAAAATGGCACCGGGCAGCGCGGCGATTATTTTTGCTGCGCCGGAAGCGCAGCGCAATGCCGACAGCGACTATCCTTATCGTCAAAATAGCGATTTTTGGTATTTCACCGGTTTCAATGAACCAGAAGCTGTTCTGCTGCTGGTAAAAAGCGATGCCAAACATCATCACAGCGTAATCTTCAACCGCGTACGCGATCTGACGGCCGAAATCTGGTTTGGTCGCCGTCTCGGTCAGGAAGCTGCGCCAGCCAAACTCGGCGTTGATCGCGCCCTGCCGTTTGACGAAATCAGCACGCAGCTGCATCTATTATTGAACGGTCTGGACGTGGTGTATCACGCGCAGGGGCAATACGATTATGCCGACAAGCTGGTCTTCGCCGCGCTGGATACCTTGCGCAATGGTACCCGTCAGGGGTTTGCTGCCCCCGCCACGCTGACCGACTGGCGTCCGTGGGTACATGAAATGCGCCTGTTTAAATCGCCTGAAGAAATCAGCGTCATGCGCCGCGCCTGTGAAATTACGGCGCTGGCCCACACGCGCGCCATGCAAAAATGCCGTCCCGGCATGTATGAATATCAGCTTGAAGGCGAAATTCACCACGAATTTACCCGCCACGGTGCCCGCTATCCTTCTTACAACACGATAGTCGGCAGCGGCGAGAACGCCTGCATCCTGCATTACACCGAAAACGAGACGCAAATGCGTGACGGCGATTTGGTGCTGATTGATGCGGGCTGTGAATACAAAAGTTATGCTGGCGATATCACCCGTACCTTCCCCGTCAACGGCAAATTTACCGCACCGCAGCGTGCCATTTACGACATCGTGCTGCGTTCGCAGCTGCGCGCACTGGAGCTGTTTGGCCCAGGTCGCAGCATCCGCGAAGTGAACGAAGAAGTGGTGCGCATGATGGTCAGCGGCCTCATCAAACTCGGCGTGATGAAAGGCGAAGTGGAAGAGCTGATTGCCGAACAGGCACATCGCCAGTTCTTCATGCATGGCCTCAGCCACTGGCTGGGTCTGGACGTGCATGACGTGGGGGATTACGGCACAACCGATCGGGGTCGCCCGCTTGAGCCGGGTATGGTACTGACCATTGAGCCCGGTCTCTACATTGCGCCTGATGCCAAAGTGCCGCAGCAGTACCGGGGAATTGGCGTACGTATCGAAGATAACATCGTGATCACCGAAAACGGCAACGAAAACCTGACGGCTGGTGTAGTTAAAGATGCCGATGACATTGAAGCGCTGATGGCGCAATGGCATGACAAGCAACACTAAGCCGCATTTTCAAAGGGCAACGACATTATTGCAAAGGACAACAACATGGCGGTCATGATTGTTGGTGGCGGGATGGCGGGCGCGACGCTGGCGCTGGCGATCTCGCGGCTTTCACAGGGCACAATTCCGGTTGACCTTATCGAGGCGCATTCGCCGCTCGACAAGGAACATCCGGGTTTTGACGCACGCGCCCTCGCACTGTCTGACGGTACACGCCAGCAGCTCGCGGCGCTGGGGATCTGGCAAGCGCTATCGGGCAATGCCACGGCGATAACCGACATTCACGTCAGCGAACGCGGGCACGCCAGCGTGGTGAACCTGAAAGCCTCGGACTATCACGTTAAGGCATTAGGCCATGTGGTTGAATTGCACGATGTCGGACAGCGTCTGTTCTCCCTGCTGCAACAAGCGCCGGGCGTACGCCTGCACTGCCCAGCTAAAGTCGTTGCCGTTACGCGGACGCAGGATAATGCGACGCTCACGTTGGACGACGGTACAGAGCTAACCGGTCAATTGCTGGTCGCCGCAGACGGATCTCGCTCCGTGCTGTCGCAATCCTGTGGGATTCAATGGCAGCAGCATGATTATGATCAGGTCGCAGTGATCGCCAATGTAACAACGGCTGAACCCCATCGTGGCCGCGCGTTTGAACGGTTTACCCCACACGGCCCGCTGGCGCTTCTGCCGATGAGTAACGGCCGCTGCTCACTCGTCTGGTGCCATGATAAACACCGTCAACATGAGGTCGATGGATGGAGCGAGGCCGAGTTTTGCCGTCAGCTACAGCAAGCTTTTGGCTGGCGTCTGGGGCGCTTCACTCACATCGGCGAACGCCACAGCTACCCGCTGCGCTTGCTCACTGCCAGCCAGCATATCAGCCACCGACTCGCGCTGGTGGGTAACGCGGCACAAACACTGCACCCGATTGCCGGACAAGGCTTTAATCTGGGGATTCGCGATGTGATGTCGCTGGCGGAAACCCTCGTCGAGGCAGCAAAAAACCAGCAGGATATCGGCCAGTACAGTGTGCTCAGCCGCTATCAACAACGCCGCGAACCCGATCAACACACCACAGTCGCGATCACCGACGGGCTGGTCAGGCTGTTCGCTAACCGCTATGCCGCGCTGGCCGTCAGCCGCAATCTGGGCCTCATCGCCATGAATAACCTGCCGCTGATGCGCGACGCCTTTGCTCGTCGCACGCTGGGCTGGGTAGAACGTTAATTAAGCTCGCCAACAGGAAAATACGGAAATGCAATCATTCGACGTGGTTATTGCCGGTGGCGGTATGGTCGGTCTGGCGCTGGCCTGCGGCTTACAGGGTAGCGGCCTGCGTATCGCCGTGCTGGAGAAACAGGCGGCCGAACCTCAGCCGCTCGGGAAAAACCATGCCCTGCGCGTCTCCGCCATCAACGCCGCCAGTGAATGTCTCCTGCGCCACATCGGTGTCTGGGAAAATCTCGTGGCACAACGCGTCAGCCCTTACAACGATATGCAGGTCTGGGATAAAGACAGCTTCGGTAAAATCAGCTTTAGCGGCGAAGAATTCGGCTTTTCCCATCTTGGGCACATCATTGAAAACCCGGTGATTCAGCAGGTACTGTGGCAACGCGCCTCTCAGTTAAGCGACATCACCCTGCTCTCTCCCACGTCGTTAAAACAGGTCGCCTGGGGAGAGAACGAAGCCTTTATTACGTTACAGGATGACAGCATGCTGACCGCCCGGCTGGTGGTTGGTGCGGACGGCGCACATTCATGGCTGCGTCAGCATGCGGATATTCCACTGACCTTTTGGGACTACGGCCATCACGCGCTGGTCGCCAACATTCGTACCGAACAACCTCACCAATCCGTCGCGCGTCAGGCATTTCACGGCGACGGTATTCTGGCGTTCCTGCCGCTGGACGATCCACACCTCTGTTCGATCGTCTGGTCGCTTTCACCGGAGCAGGCTCAGGCAATGCAGAAGCTGCCTGTAGAGGAATTCAATCGTCAGGTCGCCATGGCGTTTGATATGCGTCTGGGGCTGTGTGAGCTGGAAAGCGAGCGTCAGACTTTCCCGCTGACCGGACGCTACGCTCGCAGTTTCGCAGCACACCGGCTGGTGCTGGTCGGCGACGCGGCGCACACTATTCATCCGCTGGCAGGACAAGGCGTCAACCTGGGCTTCATGGATGTCGCTGAACTGATTGCGGAACTGAAGCGCTTACAGACGCAGGGCAAAGATATCGGCCAACACCTTTACCTACGACGCTATGAGCGCCGCCGCAAACACAGTGCCGCCGTAATGCTCGCCAGCATGCAGGGATTCCGTGAACTGTTTGACGGCGACAATCCGGCGAAAAAACTGCTGCGTGATGTCGGTCTGGTACTGGCGGATAAACTCCCCGGCATTAAACCGACGCTGGTCCGTCAGGCCATGGGATTACACGATCTGCCAGACTGGCTTAGCCAGGAGCAATAAGAAAACTGAAATGGATAATATCTCTCGCCGCGTAAGCGGCGAGTTATCAATAACACATTTTCTTTAATTAAACGCGTAACTTATTTAATCGTGCAGTTTTATTTAACCCATATTTCCAGGTTAATCATTTCATTCCAATAATATAATTAGCATAATAATTAAATACAATGAATTTAGCATTCCCCATATAAAAAAATAATTATAATAAATATTACAAAAATCACTTTCTGTCAGGGGTCATGTTTCTTATTGAACATTCTATTTCTTCTTTTATTCAATAAAGATTTACGCTATAACGCTCTCAACAAGGAGTTTTTAACAGGGAGTTATACGAATGGCTAATTCTATTTTTATGAAGATAACGGGAAAAATTCAGGGATTGATCTCTGAAGGATGTTTAAGTATCGACTCGGTAGGAAATAAACATATCTCTGGTCACGAAGATGAAATTTTTGTTTATGCGACAAACTACGACCTATCAAGAGATCGACACGTTAACCATCACCCCTTTTCCGTGACTAAAGTCGTTGATAAATCGACACCTCTTCTACTCACCAGCATCGCCAATAATGAGCTATTGGAGTGCGAGTTAAGGTATTACCGCACGTCTGCCAGCGGAACCCAAGAGAACTATATGACAATAACATTGAGAGATGCGTCTATTGTTAACCTCTCAAATCAAAACCCCAATTCATTGACCCATAACGATATGCAGCCATTTGAAACCCTCAGCCTGCGTTATGAGAGTATTACCTGCCAGCACAATATCGCA is drawn from Pectobacterium aroidearum and contains these coding sequences:
- the nadR gene encoding multifunctional transcriptional regulator/nicotinamide-nucleotide adenylyltransferase/ribosylnicotinamide kinase NadR, with the translated sequence MSSFDYLKSAIRQKGCTLQQVADATDMTKGYLSQLLNAKIKSPSAQKLEALHRFLELEFPRYEKSIGVVFGKFYPLHTGHIYLIQRACSQVDELHVILGYDEPRDRLLFENSSMSQQPTVSDRLRWLLQTFKYQKNIHIHAFNEQGMEPYPHGWDVWSKGIQAFMQEKSITPNFVYTSEEQDAPQYREHLGIEAVLIDPQRSFMNISGSQIRHDPFRYWDYIPTEVKPFFVRTVAILGGESSGKSTLVNKLANIFNTTSAWEYGRDYVFSHLGGDEMALQYSDYDKIALGQAQYIDFAVKYANKVAFIDTDFVTTQAFCKKYEGREHPFVQALIDEYRFDLVILLENNTPWVADGLRSLGSTTARSEFQNLLKTMLADNNIQYVYIKESDYDSRFLHCVELVQQMLGHDRSPEQSKS
- the pepP gene encoding Xaa-Pro aminopeptidase, encoding MNPQEFLRRRQGLLEKMAPGSAAIIFAAPEAQRNADSDYPYRQNSDFWYFTGFNEPEAVLLLVKSDAKHHHSVIFNRVRDLTAEIWFGRRLGQEAAPAKLGVDRALPFDEISTQLHLLLNGLDVVYHAQGQYDYADKLVFAALDTLRNGTRQGFAAPATLTDWRPWVHEMRLFKSPEEISVMRRACEITALAHTRAMQKCRPGMYEYQLEGEIHHEFTRHGARYPSYNTIVGSGENACILHYTENETQMRDGDLVLIDAGCEYKSYAGDITRTFPVNGKFTAPQRAIYDIVLRSQLRALELFGPGRSIREVNEEVVRMMVSGLIKLGVMKGEVEELIAEQAHRQFFMHGLSHWLGLDVHDVGDYGTTDRGRPLEPGMVLTIEPGLYIAPDAKVPQQYRGIGVRIEDNIVITENGNENLTAGVVKDADDIEALMAQWHDKQH
- the ubiH gene encoding 2-octaprenyl-6-methoxyphenyl hydroxylase; translation: MAVMIVGGGMAGATLALAISRLSQGTIPVDLIEAHSPLDKEHPGFDARALALSDGTRQQLAALGIWQALSGNATAITDIHVSERGHASVVNLKASDYHVKALGHVVELHDVGQRLFSLLQQAPGVRLHCPAKVVAVTRTQDNATLTLDDGTELTGQLLVAADGSRSVLSQSCGIQWQQHDYDQVAVIANVTTAEPHRGRAFERFTPHGPLALLPMSNGRCSLVWCHDKHRQHEVDGWSEAEFCRQLQQAFGWRLGRFTHIGERHSYPLRLLTASQHISHRLALVGNAAQTLHPIAGQGFNLGIRDVMSLAETLVEAAKNQQDIGQYSVLSRYQQRREPDQHTTVAITDGLVRLFANRYAALAVSRNLGLIAMNNLPLMRDAFARRTLGWVER
- a CDS encoding 5-formyltetrahydrofolate cyclo-ligase — translated: MSSSDSSISPDTSLSSTTASRQQIRQAVRQHRRLLTPEQQALFAQQACERVMAHPKIIRAESVAVFLSFDGELDTSPLIQQLWQQGKRVYLPVLHPFRAGHLLFLRYAPDTELVRNRLKIMEPCLDVRQVLPLPQLDILLTPLVAFDHQGQRLGMGGGFYDRTLQYRNQMSRGPYPIGLAHDCQQVDALPVESWDIPLPEIITPSRHWQWSTR
- the ubiI gene encoding FAD-dependent 2-octaprenylphenol hydroxylase; this encodes MQSFDVVIAGGGMVGLALACGLQGSGLRIAVLEKQAAEPQPLGKNHALRVSAINAASECLLRHIGVWENLVAQRVSPYNDMQVWDKDSFGKISFSGEEFGFSHLGHIIENPVIQQVLWQRASQLSDITLLSPTSLKQVAWGENEAFITLQDDSMLTARLVVGADGAHSWLRQHADIPLTFWDYGHHALVANIRTEQPHQSVARQAFHGDGILAFLPLDDPHLCSIVWSLSPEQAQAMQKLPVEEFNRQVAMAFDMRLGLCELESERQTFPLTGRYARSFAAHRLVLVGDAAHTIHPLAGQGVNLGFMDVAELIAELKRLQTQGKDIGQHLYLRRYERRRKHSAAVMLASMQGFRELFDGDNPAKKLLRDVGLVLADKLPGIKPTLVRQAMGLHDLPDWLSQEQ
- a CDS encoding Hcp family type VI secretion system effector, with amino-acid sequence MANSIFMKITGKIQGLISEGCLSIDSVGNKHISGHEDEIFVYATNYDLSRDRHVNHHPFSVTKVVDKSTPLLLTSIANNELLECELRYYRTSASGTQENYMTITLRDASIVNLSNQNPNSLTHNDMQPFETLSLRYESITCQHNIAGTSGYSILTENMY
- a CDS encoding YecA family protein, translated to MSIENTFPAYEGLDQLLHQQQVALTAAEMHGLISGMLCGGNHDDSWRTLVFELTNEGMAFTQTLSQPLQDLYQATREALEDDGFLFQLFLPDDSQDEVSVFDRADALAGWVNHFLLGLGVVQPQLNKAKGELKEAIEDLRNIAQLGYDEDEDQEELEQSLEEVIEYVRVSAILCHNEFTSQRVATAPEQQKPTLH
- the zapA gene encoding cell division protein ZapA, which gives rise to MSAQPVDIQIFGRSLRVNCPPEQQDALNQAAEDLNQRLQDLKVRTRVTNTEQLVFIAALNVCHELAQERGKTRDYASNMEQRIRMLQQTIEQALLEQGRITERQGAQFE